From the Solanum pennellii chromosome 4, SPENNV200 genome, one window contains:
- the LOC107016753 gene encoding uncharacterized protein LOC107016753: MVKDMRSRMSLFVAGLCRSLSKEDRVSMLIRDMVILRLMIYVQQKLKGPTPSSSSAPAPKNNGEYYRQRSRVNPSYSQGSMAQSGSKPPACAKCGRNHSVVCCEGSADFFKCSLTGHFMRECPENMQGNGSGGNKAQSSSVSPPDRAAPRGATSGAGGGTNRLYAVN; encoded by the exons ATGGTTAAGGACATGAGGAGTAGGATGAGTTTGTTTGTTGCTGGATTGTGTCGCTCCTTAAGCAAAGAGGACCGGGTATCAATGCTTATTAGAGACATGGTCATTTTGAGGTTGATGATCTATGTGCAGCAG AAACTGAAGGGCCCTACTCCATCATcttctagtgcacctgcacctaagaACAATGGTGAATACTATAGGCAGCGTTCCAGAGTTAATCCTTCCTATTCACAGGGTAGCATGGCGCAAAGTGGTAGTAAGCCTCCTGCCTGCGCCAAGTGTGGTAGAAACCACTCTGTCGTTTGTTGTGAGGGCTCTGCGGATTTCTTCAAGTGTAGTCTGACAGGGCATTTCATGAGAGAGTGTCCAGAGAATATGCAAGGAAATGGTAGTGGGGGAAATAAAGCCCAGTCTTCTTCAGTTAGTCCACCAGATagggctgcacctagaggagcgACTTCCGGAGCTGGTGGGGGAACAAATCGCTTGTATGCTGTCAACTAG